A genomic window from Motacilla alba alba isolate MOTALB_02 chromosome 2, Motacilla_alba_V1.0_pri, whole genome shotgun sequence includes:
- the LRRC6 gene encoding protein tilB homolog isoform X2: protein MAAAPEGGHVTEDLVRRRAEHNNCEIFSLEEISLHQQEIEKLEHLDKWCRDLKILYLQNNLIPKIENVSKLKKLEYLNVALNNIERIENLEGCEELKKLDLTANFIGELSSIESLKCNIHLKELFLMGNPCTEFEGYRQFVVATLQQLKYLDSKEIERSERIKALQNYPEVQWKIREQEEAYLLKRAREKEEAQKRMQERKDEKQKQMDFKLGCDSPDSPQEKPNQAEAHGERERCRTVENDDEERKFWEEPTPYTPESRLETHRYIEEKRRAKDNVRESKKREKTPWTLVTAEGKVLNVNVPKLHFSLKDDEENNQIILDLAVYRHLDTSLLDVDVQPTYIRVLVKEKPFQLVLPEEVKPDSSSAKRSQTTGHLVVTMPKAKEIILAKQKVSASIKHSDCNTQQKNTRRSGQVEKLEVDPSKYSFPDVTKIIQEKERTGQGPIKLQPQKVTEVKKCCVDFEKNEDVPPLI from the exons TCACTGAAGATCTTGTTAGAAGACGTGCAGAACATAACAACTGTGAAATTTTTTCACTGGAAGAAATCTCTTTACATCAGCAGGAAATAGAAAAGCTTGAGCATCTTGACAAATGGTGTAGAGATTTAAAAATTCTCTACCTTCAGAATAACCTCATTCCAAAAATTG AAAATGTGAGCAAACTAAAGAAGCTGGAATATTTAAATGTAGCTTTGAACAACATTGAAAGAATTGAAAATCTGGAAG GCTGTGAAGAATTGAAGAAACTTGACCTGACAGCAAATTTCATTGGTGAACTCTCCAGTATTGAATCCCTAAAATGCAATATTCATCTGAAGGAATTGTTTCTGATGGGTAACCCATGCACTGAATTTGAAGGTTATAGACAATTTGTAGTGGCAACTCTTCAGCAATTAAAA TATTTGGATAGTAAAGAAATAGAACGTTCAGAGAGGATTAAAGCCCTTCAAAACTATCCAGAAGTGCAATGGAAAATCAGAGAACAGGAAGAAGCTTACCTTCTCAAAAGGgccagagaaaaggaagaggctCAAAAAAGGATGCAAGAAAGAAAggatgagaaacagaaacagatggACTTTAAGCTTGGATGTGACAG TCCAGACTCCCCACAGGAAAAACCCAATCAGGCAGAAGCACATGGAGAGCGGGAAAGATGCAGAACAGTTGAAAATGatgatgaagaaagaaaattttgggAGGAGCCTACACCATACACTCCAGAATCTAGATTAGAAACTCACAGATATATTGAAGAAAAACGGAGAGCTAAAGACAATGTAAG GGAATcgaaaaagagagagaagactCCTTGGACATTGGtcactgcagaaggaaaagttCTGAATGTGAATGTGCCTAA GcttcatttctctctgaaagATGATGAAGAAAACAACCAGATCATCTTGGATCTTGCTGTTTACAG ACATTTGGACACTTCTCTACTTGATGTTGATGTGCAGCCAACTTACATACGAGTACTGGTGAAGGAGAAG CCTTTTCAGCTTGTGCTCCCTGAGGAAGTGAAGccagacagcagctctgctaaAAGATCACAAACAACTGGCCATTTAGTTGTCACCATGCCAAAG gctAAAGAAATAATCCTGGCTAAGCAAAAAGTTTCTGCTTCAATTAAACATTCTGACTGCAATACACAGCAAAAAAACACAAGAAG GAGTGGACAAGTTGAGAAGTTGGAAGTGGATCCCAGTAAATATTCATTCCCTGATGTGACAAAGATAATCCAAGAAAAGGAACGAACTGGACAGGGACCTATAAAGCTCCAACCACAGAAGGTTACAGAGGTTAAGAAGTGCTGTGtggattttgaaaaaaatgaagatgttCCTCCCTTAATTTGA